One window from the genome of Penaeus monodon isolate SGIC_2016 chromosome 4, NSTDA_Pmon_1, whole genome shotgun sequence encodes:
- the LOC119572461 gene encoding galactose-specific lectin nattectin-like, translating to LSLPYPGRTCDPPFSPVGDSCLLLNLALKSDWASARQFCVGKGADLARFSDAAGYAAILDYINKINSENDSIDVWLGGTDEALEGTWLWVTGELMPRGPPFWGSTDR from the exons ttatcattgccgtaTCCAGGGAGGACATGcgacccccccttctcccccgtcgGCGACTCGTGTCTGTTGCTGAACCTGGCGCTGAAGAGTGACTGGGCTTCGGCACGTCAGTTCTGCGTCGGAAAAGGGGCTGACTTGGCTCGCTTCTCCGATGCTGCGGGTTACGCTGCCATTCtcgattatattaataaaatca ACTCGGAGAATGACTCGATTGACGTGTGGCTTGGTGGCACTGACGAGGCTCTGGAAGGGACGTGGCTGTGGGTCACAGGCGAACTCATGCCCCGAGGACCACCGTTCTGGGGTTCCACAGACAGGTAA